One Vespula vulgaris chromosome 7, iyVesVulg1.1, whole genome shotgun sequence genomic window, AAAACAAAGGGGAGatgacaaatatatttttcgataattttttcgCAAAGTTACACATATATGTgaagtaaatatttgtaaaacttATAACCTTTGCTCTTAGGTATTACTGTTTAGTATTGATCAATTTCATTGACACAAAGCGAATACGTAGGAACGAGTACTGCTTAAATCTAGTAGGATGGatgtattaatttttgaattaattaattgttgtaTCATCGTATTGCGTAAGAGCAGTCTCGTGCAAGTGTACGTAGTTAGTAGCGTGTGTACGAGGTTAGGAGCAACTGCCAGGCGTACTTTTTTATACATCGGTGAGCAGCTTCTGGCAATCGACTGCAATTCTCTAAAAGGACGCAATGCCAATAAGAAACCACTGTAAGGGGTATCGCACTGCAATCGGCATAAACTCTTCTGCGTATGATGCCATCAAACGCGTGGGCGTATGAATTGTTTGATTATATACAGatgttcgtttattttctggCCATGAAAACAACGTAAATTGTTTTACACGCGAATCTCGAAGATTCACGTTTTCACGATAATCCTTGTTAATGAATTGGGAGCTATGAGATTGccttaaatacatatatatatatatatatatatatatatacttagatAGACTTCATTTTTAAATGCGTACGTACAAGTTTAATACCTCGCGCAAAGCTTTCGAAGGCATTACTAAATTGTTACATTAACAACAGatttagtaaaaataattggaaaagATCGTATTGTGATCGTGTTCTATCAATCACGATAGATTGCATCAGAGGTTCGCGATTTGTTTCGCAAAGTATCTAACACGCAATGGATCTCAATTAAGCATCACTGTATAGCGTATTCGAGCTGACAGACGATTGGTAATGATCCATTAACACTATTAAAAATGTGGGACAATGTCTCAGTGCAGCTATTAATTAGTTTACGAACGCTCAGTATAACATTTTCATCGGTAGAGTAAGCCGACGGACGTACATTTGTCTCCTCGATAATCAAATCGCTAATTGACTGGCTTCTGCGATACTTACTTCAATTTCAGCAAACTCGTTTacgtattacaaaaattttatcacaCATAATCATGTGGGACAACGATGATATGgtaattatcttttccttATCTCACCTCCTGTCTTagatataatgtaattttaaagaCAGAGATCACtcaatctcttttattttaattttttatttattatttctattttattcttttatttttatttatcgtagcAAGAAATTGACCTTAGCAAGGACCAGCTTAAACGTGAGTATATGTTCGGCGTAAtgcgaaattaatatttattaagttaTTCTTAATAAAACGTATCTTGCATGTAACAATTGACAGATCTTCGAATGGCATTCGACACATTCGATCCCGAAAAGAAAGGTGCGATTCAAACCACGATGATCCCAACGATTTTGGAAATGTTAGGACACGAAGTTAGAGGTGTCAATTTGCAAGAAATGATCGCTACCTACGACTTATGGGGTACGTTTAAATCTCCCACAACTGAATCTCAacaatcgaatttcttttaacgttttaattctaaaaaataattgttcttGATCACGggattgtttctttcttttttcttttcctaaaaagagagaaaaatataatgaaaataagagaaaaaaaaaaggaaaaataaaagtgctATATCAACGTAGGATCGGGCGAGTTGAAATTCGAAGAATTCTCAAAATTAGCATCTCGTTTTATGGAAGAGGACACGGACACGGAAGCCGTAAAGGAGGAACTTCGAGAAGCTTTCCGAATTTACGACAAGGAAGGAAACGGTTATATCACTACCGATGTCTTCAGAGACATTCTTCATGAGCTGGACGACCAACTATCTCCGGAGGAACTTGACATGATTATAGAAGAGGTGGACACTGATGGATCTGGCACGCTCGACTTCGAAGGTGAAGAGATTTTGCTTGTTTATCTTACTTTTAGTCACGTGTTACGTGGTACGCAGGTGTCACGATAGTTTGTCTCTCTCCGATCTACCCTGGAGATAAAATTGACGATTTATATTTCAGAATTCATGGAGGTCATGACGGGATAAATTATGAGCTTCTCGCCCGAATTAGCAAATCCTACCAATGCGGTCGAGGGAGAAACATCGTGTCACGTGTATAGATAGGGACGAGCACGATTTATTATAGTTGTGTGTGAACATGACTGGTTATCaaagtgtgtatgtatgtgcgcgtGTATGAGTGTGCGTTCAGTAGCACGTTCCTTGGGCAACTACTATATAAAGTTCGATTATACACAGGTCGCGCCTTTCATTTTCCAGGATTGATTGTGGAGTTTTCACAAGCACCTCTTGAAAGGTCTTTGATGTCTTTAGAAATACGTCTTGGTGCATTTAACGAAGTTGAAATTTgctgaaattattatatatagcttGCTCAGGAAACGTGTAGATACGCGAAACAATCATCATATATCTATgatacgtaatatattttcaactaAAGTGAACTTTCGAATTAAATTACTCTTacttaaaatgaaaaaatatatgttaattagaaaaaatttaataaagagaaacatCGTAAATCGTAAAGCGTTATCACCATTGTCCTTGATCAGGCAATTTGCGCAATAATAGATGCCtatagtaatttatatatacataataaaataatataatacctcctttatttacatatgtgtatagattattatatcatgtttataataatttatgagagtgtggtctttttctttttttttatcgtttcatattcattctctccttttttgattaagattattatttaaaagtgcAGCGTAGGAGAGAAACGTGACATTGAGATAACAAATAGCTGTATCTTTCAAAATTTAGATACGATGaacatatttgatttttattaaaggcAAAACGAAAGTAGAAAGCAATAGTACATAGACAGTGATGACAGTAAGCAGCAGTATGTCCGATTTTACGATAGAGTATCACTCATGTATTCACCAACTTCTATCCGGCTTTTACGAGCTTATAATTAGCGATCTAAGAATAAAACACTTGCAGTTATTACGTAGAACCTTCTTCGATTCGCCCCAAGCGTGTTTCCGGCGTAAAGCCAACTATGTCTATTGTTATAGCTTTCATCTGACACGTGCCTCACAAAAATGTGATAAACTAATGCTGCTTAGCAGAGTAATATGTTTTTGGCTTGATATCATATTCTTACTGACGTTTAACATTATGAGTTATTACGTTAAACATAAGTAAGAACGCAAAGAATcgcaaattttatttcttgataatatacacataacaAACTTTTGTTCCGATTCAATTTCCCCTCTCCAGGAATGTAAATGGATATTTGTaagaatgttaaaaaattgCAAGCTTCTGAATTCTGCAAATAATTTGGGGGTCGATTTATACAGAAATTCAAACTATCTACAAACGTTGTTACATTTAACGGGAAGACGTACGCGTTGattgaattttcaaaaatctaAAATAGGTTTGAAGCAATAGTAGATTTACTATCGTCAACGTCCATATCTGAAAGAGCGTTTGCCTCGACGTTTCGCTGATAAATGACTTATTAATTGTTAGACGTGTAATTACTGAATGATCTCGTAGCGAACATCCATCAATGAACGATACGGCAGTATATACCATTACGCTTATCAAAGTTTAACAGACGAGATT contains:
- the LOC127065351 gene encoding troponin C, isoallergen Bla g 6.0101-like isoform X1 codes for the protein MWDNDDMQEIDLSKDQLKHLRMAFDTFDPEKKGAIQTTMIPTILEMLGHEVRGVNLQEMIATYDLWGSGELKFEEFSKLASRFMEEDTDTEAVKEELREAFRIYDKEGNGYITTDVFRDILHELDDQLSPEELDMIIEEVDTDGSGTLDFEEFMEVMTG
- the LOC127065351 gene encoding troponin C, isoallergen Bla g 6.0101-like isoform X2, which produces MAFDTFDPEKKGAIQTTMIPTILEMLGHEVRGVNLQEMIATYDLWGSGELKFEEFSKLASRFMEEDTDTEAVKEELREAFRIYDKEGNGYITTDVFRDILHELDDQLSPEELDMIIEEVDTDGSGTLDFEEFMEVMTG